Proteins encoded within one genomic window of Mycolicibacterium monacense:
- a CDS encoding suppressor of fused domain protein, which translates to MTDVLTAVRAHLGEHFRRAGITAEPAAASVTFLGTERIEVLRYGPGDDGVAHYVSLGCSRHPMFDPTELVTDAIHGPRAEVVVALRGPTPTGLARSVAVLAAAPAVEGLVLEAGALIDLETPLWEQSPFTAFLLGDSEIDDVPLPGPLPAVTVFSATPITPTEAAWVRLKGADAMREAWTADGVDVLDPHRRAASPS; encoded by the coding sequence GTGACCGATGTCCTGACCGCGGTGCGCGCCCACCTGGGCGAGCACTTCCGGCGGGCCGGGATCACCGCCGAACCCGCCGCCGCCAGCGTCACGTTCCTGGGCACCGAGCGGATCGAGGTACTGCGGTACGGGCCCGGCGATGACGGGGTCGCACACTATGTGTCCCTGGGCTGTTCGCGGCATCCGATGTTCGACCCGACCGAGCTGGTGACCGACGCGATCCACGGGCCGCGTGCCGAAGTCGTTGTCGCACTTCGCGGTCCGACCCCCACGGGGCTGGCCCGCTCGGTCGCCGTGTTGGCCGCCGCCCCCGCGGTCGAAGGCCTGGTGCTGGAGGCCGGTGCGTTGATCGACCTGGAGACGCCGCTGTGGGAGCAGTCACCGTTCACCGCATTCCTGTTGGGTGACAGCGAGATCGACGACGTCCCGCTACCCGGTCCGCTGCCCGCGGTGACGGTCTTCTCCGCCACCCCCATCACGCCGACCGAGGCGGCGTGGGTGCGCCTCAAGGGCGCCGACGCGATGCGCGAGGCGTGGACGGCCGACGGTGTCGACGTGCTGGATCCCCACCGAAGGGCCGCCAGCCCCTCCTAG
- a CDS encoding ABC transporter ATP-binding protein, giving the protein MAEIVLDKVTKSYPNGATAVKELSITIADGEFIILVGPSGCGKSTTLNMIAGLEDITSGELRIGGQRVNDKAPKDRDIAMVFQSYALYPHMSVRQNIGFPLTLAKVNKDEINRKVEETAKILDLTELLDRKPGQLSGGQRQRVAMGRAIVRNPKAFLMDEPLSNLDAKLRVQMRSEISRLQNRLGTTTVYVTHDQTEAMTLGDRVVVMLAGVAQQIGSPEELYNRPANLFVAGFIGSPAMNFFPASLTDVGVRLPFGEVTLTQEAYDLINRRGKPKNIIVGVRPEHLEDASVLDGYARIRALNFEVTADMVESLGAEKYVHFRTEGAGARSAQLEQLTVESGQGENEFVARVSTESPVRQGDTIELALDTSKLVIFDGDSGENLTIPDERSEEPPAIVEPAKPAE; this is encoded by the coding sequence ATGGCCGAAATCGTCTTGGACAAGGTGACCAAGAGTTATCCGAACGGCGCGACGGCGGTGAAGGAACTGTCGATCACGATCGCCGACGGCGAGTTCATCATCCTGGTCGGACCGTCCGGTTGCGGGAAGTCGACGACGCTCAACATGATCGCCGGACTCGAGGACATCACCTCCGGTGAACTGCGCATCGGCGGGCAGCGCGTCAATGACAAGGCGCCCAAGGACCGCGACATCGCGATGGTGTTCCAGTCCTATGCGCTGTACCCGCACATGAGCGTGCGGCAGAACATCGGCTTCCCGCTCACGCTGGCGAAGGTCAACAAGGACGAGATCAACCGGAAGGTCGAGGAGACCGCGAAGATCCTCGACCTCACCGAACTGCTCGACCGCAAACCCGGTCAACTCTCCGGTGGGCAGCGCCAGCGCGTGGCGATGGGACGCGCGATCGTGCGCAACCCCAAGGCATTCCTGATGGACGAGCCGTTGAGCAACCTCGACGCGAAGCTGCGTGTGCAGATGCGCTCGGAGATCTCCCGGCTCCAGAACCGGCTGGGCACCACCACCGTCTACGTCACCCACGACCAGACCGAGGCGATGACGCTCGGCGACCGCGTCGTGGTCATGCTCGCCGGGGTCGCGCAGCAGATCGGCTCGCCCGAAGAGCTCTACAACCGGCCGGCGAACCTGTTCGTCGCCGGGTTCATCGGCTCGCCCGCGATGAATTTCTTCCCGGCGTCGCTGACCGACGTGGGGGTGCGCCTGCCGTTCGGCGAGGTCACGCTGACCCAGGAGGCGTACGACCTGATCAACCGGCGGGGTAAGCCCAAGAACATCATCGTCGGTGTCCGGCCCGAACACCTCGAGGACGCCTCGGTGCTCGACGGCTACGCCCGGATCCGCGCGCTGAACTTCGAGGTCACCGCCGACATGGTGGAGTCGCTGGGCGCGGAGAAGTACGTGCACTTCCGCACCGAGGGCGCGGGCGCCCGGTCCGCCCAGCTCGAGCAGCTCACCGTCGAATCCGGTCAGGGTGAGAACGAGTTCGTCGCGAGGGTCTCCACCGAATCCCCGGTCCGGCAGGGCGACACGATCGAGCTGGCGCTCGACACCTCGAAACTGGTGATCTTCGACGGTGATTCGGGGGAGAACCTGACCATCCCCGACGAGCGCTCCGAGGAGCCGCCGGCGATCGTGGAACCGGCCAAGCCCGCCGAGTGA
- a CDS encoding NAD(P)-dependent malic enzyme — MAETVVGSSQVVISDDEIFAAHEGGKLAVQLNEPLDTQRALSIAYTPGVAQVSRAIAKDPALAARYTWANRLVAVVSDGSAVLGLGDIGAAASLPVMEGKSALFKTFGGLDSIPIVLDTKDPDEIVETLVRLRPTFGAVNLEDISAPRCFEIERRVIEALDCPVMHDDQHGTAIVVLAALMGAARVLGRDAATLRVVISGAGAAGVACANILLAAGISDVTVLDSKGIVHSGRDDLNSFKAELAERTNPAGRTGGVAEALDGADMFLGLSAGVVAEELIATMAPGGIVFALSNPDPEIHPDLARKYAAVVATGRSDFPNQINNVLAFPGVFRGALDAGARRITERMKVAAAEAIFSVVGDDLAVDHIVPSALDPRVAPAVAAAVGAASQVG; from the coding sequence GTGGCTGAAACTGTTGTTGGTTCCTCACAGGTCGTCATCAGTGACGACGAGATCTTCGCCGCTCACGAGGGCGGCAAGCTCGCGGTGCAACTGAACGAACCGCTGGACACGCAGCGCGCCCTGTCGATCGCCTACACCCCGGGTGTCGCCCAGGTCAGCCGCGCCATCGCCAAAGACCCGGCCCTGGCCGCGAGGTACACGTGGGCCAACCGGCTCGTCGCGGTGGTCAGCGACGGCAGTGCGGTGCTCGGCCTCGGCGATATCGGCGCGGCCGCGTCGCTGCCGGTGATGGAGGGTAAGAGCGCGCTGTTCAAGACATTCGGCGGCCTCGACTCGATCCCGATCGTGCTCGACACCAAGGACCCCGACGAGATCGTCGAGACGCTGGTGCGGCTGCGCCCGACGTTCGGGGCGGTCAACCTCGAGGACATCTCGGCGCCGCGCTGCTTCGAGATCGAACGCCGCGTCATCGAGGCCCTCGACTGCCCGGTCATGCACGACGATCAGCACGGCACCGCGATCGTCGTACTCGCCGCGCTGATGGGTGCGGCCCGGGTCCTCGGCCGGGACGCGGCCACGCTGCGGGTGGTGATCTCCGGTGCGGGCGCGGCGGGCGTCGCGTGTGCCAACATCCTGCTGGCCGCCGGCATCAGCGACGTCACCGTGCTCGACAGCAAGGGCATCGTCCACAGCGGCCGTGACGACCTCAACTCCTTCAAGGCCGAACTCGCCGAACGCACCAACCCGGCCGGCCGCACCGGCGGTGTGGCCGAGGCCCTCGACGGCGCCGACATGTTCCTCGGACTCTCGGCCGGTGTCGTCGCGGAGGAGTTGATCGCGACGATGGCGCCGGGCGGCATCGTGTTCGCGCTGTCCAACCCCGATCCGGAGATCCACCCGGACCTCGCGCGTAAGTACGCCGCCGTCGTGGCGACCGGGCGCAGCGACTTCCCGAACCAGATCAACAACGTGCTGGCGTTCCCCGGCGTGTTCCGCGGTGCGCTCGACGCCGGGGCGCGCCGGATCACCGAGCGGATGAAGGTGGCCGCGGCCGAGGCGATCTTCTCGGTGGTCGGCGACGACCTGGCCGTCGACCACATCGTGCCGAGCGCGCTCGATCCGCGGGTGGCCCCTGCGGTCGCCGCCGCGGTCGGTGCGGCCTCGCAGGTCGGCTGA
- the corA gene encoding magnesium/cobalt transporter CorA: protein MPSFHVPVARAVVDCAVYCDGERVAGRFTHASALQQARELGNEGRAAFVWIGLHEPDDHQMQTVAEVFGLHELAVEDAVHAHQRPKVERYDDTLFLVLKTVKYVEHESMAKAREIVETGEIMVFVGSDFVVTVRHGDHSGLTGVRRRLEASPAALALGPYAVMHAIADQVVDSYLEVTEMVETDIDAIEEDIFSPRSRTNIENIYLLKREVVELRRSVSPLTPALQRISDYDDLISIEIRRYMSDVLDHNIRASDRISSYDDLLSSLVQAALGKVAMQQNVDIRKISAWVAIAAVPTALAGIYGMNFDHMPELHSPWGYPAVLLVMLTICSLLYRTLRRNHWL, encoded by the coding sequence ATGCCGTCCTTCCACGTCCCGGTGGCCCGGGCGGTCGTGGACTGCGCCGTGTACTGCGACGGGGAGCGCGTGGCCGGCAGGTTCACCCACGCGTCGGCGCTGCAGCAGGCCCGCGAGTTGGGCAACGAGGGGCGCGCGGCGTTCGTGTGGATCGGGTTGCACGAACCCGACGATCACCAGATGCAGACCGTCGCCGAGGTGTTCGGCCTGCACGAACTCGCGGTCGAAGACGCGGTGCACGCCCATCAGCGGCCCAAGGTCGAACGCTACGACGACACCCTGTTCCTGGTGCTCAAGACGGTGAAGTACGTCGAACACGAGTCGATGGCCAAGGCGCGCGAGATCGTCGAGACCGGCGAGATCATGGTGTTCGTCGGATCCGACTTCGTCGTCACGGTCCGCCACGGTGACCACAGCGGGCTGACCGGCGTGCGCAGACGCCTCGAAGCCTCCCCCGCGGCCCTCGCCCTCGGCCCGTACGCGGTCATGCACGCGATCGCCGACCAGGTGGTGGACAGCTACCTCGAGGTCACCGAGATGGTGGAGACCGACATCGACGCGATCGAGGAGGACATCTTCTCCCCGCGGTCGCGCACGAACATCGAGAACATCTACCTGCTCAAGCGCGAGGTGGTGGAACTGCGCCGTTCGGTCTCACCCCTGACGCCGGCGCTGCAGCGGATCAGCGACTACGACGACCTCATCTCCATCGAGATCCGCCGGTACATGTCCGACGTCCTCGACCACAACATCCGCGCCTCCGACCGCATCAGCAGCTACGACGACCTGCTCAGTTCGCTGGTGCAGGCCGCGCTGGGCAAGGTGGCGATGCAGCAGAACGTCGACATCCGCAAGATCTCGGCATGGGTGGCGATCGCCGCGGTGCCGACCGCACTGGCTGGCATCTACGGGATGAACTTCGACCACATGCCCGAATTGCATTCGCCGTGGGGCTATCCCGCGGTCCTGCTGGTGATGTTGACCATCTGTTCGCTGCTCTACCGCACCCTGCGCCGCAACCACTGGCTCTAG
- a CDS encoding SDR family NAD(P)-dependent oxidoreductase, whose protein sequence is MQGFAGKVAVVTGAGSGIGQALAIELARSGASVAISDVNLEGLAVTEERIKAIGAPVKCDRLDVTEREAFLLYADEVKEHFGKVNQIYNNAGIAFTGDIEISQFKDIERVMDVDFWGVVNGTKAFLPHLIASGDGHVVNVSSVFGLFAVPGQGAYNAAKFAVRGFTEALNQEMTAAGHPVKVTTVHPGGIKTAIARNATAAEGLDPEELAKLFDKKLANTTPERAAQVILDGVRKNKARVLIGTDAKVLDAVIRVVGPHYQRLFTSVTSKLLPRPH, encoded by the coding sequence ATGCAGGGCTTCGCCGGAAAAGTCGCCGTGGTGACGGGCGCCGGATCGGGAATCGGGCAGGCGCTGGCGATCGAGTTGGCCCGTTCCGGGGCCAGCGTCGCGATCAGCGACGTCAACCTCGAGGGCCTGGCCGTCACCGAGGAGCGCATCAAGGCGATCGGCGCACCCGTGAAGTGCGACCGCCTCGACGTCACCGAGCGTGAGGCGTTCCTGCTCTACGCCGACGAGGTCAAGGAACACTTCGGCAAGGTCAACCAGATCTACAACAACGCCGGCATCGCGTTCACCGGCGACATCGAGATCAGCCAGTTCAAGGACATCGAACGGGTGATGGACGTCGACTTCTGGGGCGTCGTGAACGGCACCAAGGCGTTCCTGCCGCACCTGATCGCCTCCGGCGACGGGCACGTCGTCAACGTCTCCAGCGTGTTCGGCCTGTTCGCGGTGCCCGGCCAGGGTGCCTACAACGCGGCCAAGTTCGCGGTGCGCGGTTTCACCGAGGCACTCAACCAGGAGATGACCGCGGCGGGCCACCCGGTCAAGGTGACCACCGTGCACCCCGGCGGCATCAAGACCGCGATCGCCCGCAACGCCACCGCCGCGGAGGGCCTCGATCCCGAGGAACTGGCCAAGCTGTTCGACAAGAAGCTCGCGAACACCACCCCCGAGCGGGCCGCGCAGGTCATCCTCGACGGCGTCCGCAAGAACAAGGCGCGGGTGCTGATTGGCACCGACGCCAAGGTGCTCGACGCGGTCATCCGGGTCGTCGGGCCGCACTATCAGCGGTTGTTCACCTCGGTGACGTCGAAGCTGCTGCCCCGCCCCCACTGA
- a CDS encoding multifunctional oxoglutarate decarboxylase/oxoglutarate dehydrogenase thiamine pyrophosphate-binding subunit/dihydrolipoyllysine-residue succinyltransferase subunit translates to MSSSPSPFGQNEWLVEEMYRKFREDPSSVDPSWHEFLVDYNPEPTTDSSASENGQQTRTAAPKAPPEPAPAPAPKTPDSKTPDSKSQAPKQDSKPQESKPQAKAKPAESKSSTKPADAKSEKSGKSGTNGAAKPAAQPADDSDQNQVLRGAAAAVAKNMSASLDVPTATSVRAIPAKLMIDNRVVINNHLKRTRGGKISFTHLIGYAIVAAVKKFPNMNRHFAEVDGKPNAVTPAHTNLGLAIDLQGKDGNRQLVVAAIKKADTMRFGQFIAAYEDIVRRARDGKLTAEDFSGVTISLTNPGTIGTVHSVPRLMRGQGAIIGVGAMEYPAEFQGASEERIADLGIGKLITLTSTYDHRIIQGAESGDFLRTVHQLLLSDDFFDEIFRELGIPYEPVRWRTDNPDSIEDKNARVIELIAAYRNRGHLMADIDPLRLDSNRFRSHPDLDVLTHGLTLWDLDREFKVNGFAGAERKKLRDVLAVLRDAYCRHIGVEYTHILEPEQQQWLQERIEGKHEKPTVAQQKYILSRLNAAEAFETFLQTKYVGQKRFSLEGAETVIPAMDAVIDQCAEHALDEVVIGMPHRGRLNVLANIVGKPYSQIFSEFEGNLNPSQAHGSGDVKYHLGSSGTYLQMFGDNDITVSLTANPSHLEAVDPVMEGLVRAKQDLLDKGDTEDGYTVVPLMLHGDAAFAGQGVVAETLNLALLRGYRTGGTIHLIVNNQIGFTTSPAAAKSSEYCTDVAKMIGAPIFHVNGDDPEAAVWVSRLAVDFRQKFKKDVVIDLLCYRRRGHNEGDDPSMTQPSMYDVIDTKRGVRKSYTEALIGRGDISMKEAEDALRDYQGQLEQVFNEVRELEKHEIEPSESVEADQQIPAKLATAVDKSLLARIGDAHLAVPEGFTVHPRVKPVLEKRREMAYEGKVDWAFAELLALGTMISEGKLVRLSGQDTRRGTFTQRHSVVIDRKTGKEFTPLQLLATDSDGNPTGGKFLVYDSPLSEFAAVGFEYGYSVGNPDAMVLWEAQFGDFINGAQSIIDEFISSGEAKWGQLSDVVLLLPHGHEGQGPDHTSGRIERFLQLWAEGSMTIALPSTPANYFHLLRRHSLDGIQRPLIVFTPKSMLRNKAAVSDIRDFTEQKFRSVLEEPTYTDGDGDRNKVTRILLTSGKIYYELVARKNKESRDDVAIVRIEQLAPLPKRRLAETLDKYPNVEEKFWVQEEPANQGAWPTFGLTLPEMLPDHFTGIKRISRRAMSAPSSGSSKVHAVEQQEILDEAFAP, encoded by the coding sequence GTGAGCAGTTCACCTTCACCATTCGGCCAGAACGAATGGTTGGTCGAGGAGATGTATCGCAAGTTCCGCGAGGATCCCTCGTCGGTAGACCCCAGTTGGCACGAGTTCCTCGTCGACTACAACCCGGAACCGACCACCGACTCCAGCGCGAGCGAGAACGGTCAGCAGACGCGCACCGCGGCGCCCAAGGCCCCGCCGGAGCCGGCGCCCGCCCCGGCGCCGAAGACGCCGGACTCGAAGACGCCGGACTCGAAGTCGCAGGCCCCCAAGCAGGATTCGAAGCCTCAGGAGTCCAAGCCGCAGGCGAAAGCCAAGCCCGCCGAATCGAAGTCGTCGACCAAGCCGGCCGACGCCAAATCCGAGAAATCCGGCAAGTCGGGCACCAACGGCGCTGCCAAACCCGCCGCCCAGCCTGCCGACGACAGCGATCAGAACCAGGTGCTGCGCGGCGCGGCCGCGGCCGTCGCCAAGAACATGTCGGCGTCTCTGGACGTGCCGACCGCGACCAGCGTGCGCGCCATCCCGGCGAAGCTGATGATCGACAACCGCGTCGTCATCAACAACCACCTCAAGCGCACCCGCGGCGGCAAGATCAGCTTCACCCACCTGATCGGCTATGCGATCGTGGCGGCGGTCAAGAAGTTCCCGAACATGAACCGTCACTTCGCCGAGGTCGACGGCAAGCCCAACGCGGTCACCCCGGCGCACACGAACCTGGGCCTGGCGATCGACCTGCAGGGCAAGGACGGTAACCGGCAACTGGTGGTCGCCGCCATCAAGAAGGCCGACACCATGCGGTTCGGCCAGTTCATCGCCGCGTACGAGGACATCGTGCGGCGCGCGCGCGACGGCAAGCTCACCGCCGAGGACTTCTCCGGTGTGACGATCTCGCTGACCAACCCGGGCACCATCGGCACCGTGCACTCGGTGCCGCGGCTGATGCGCGGTCAGGGCGCGATCATCGGCGTCGGCGCGATGGAGTACCCGGCGGAGTTCCAGGGGGCCAGCGAGGAACGCATCGCCGACCTCGGCATCGGCAAACTCATCACGCTGACGTCGACCTATGACCACCGCATCATCCAGGGCGCGGAATCCGGTGACTTCCTGCGGACGGTGCACCAGCTGCTGCTGTCCGACGACTTCTTCGACGAGATCTTCCGCGAACTCGGCATCCCGTACGAGCCGGTGCGCTGGCGCACCGACAACCCCGATTCGATCGAAGACAAGAACGCCCGCGTCATCGAACTGATCGCGGCCTACCGCAACCGCGGCCACCTGATGGCCGACATCGACCCGCTCCGGTTGGACAGCAACCGCTTCCGCAGCCACCCCGACCTCGACGTGCTCACCCACGGGCTGACGCTGTGGGATCTGGACCGCGAGTTCAAGGTCAACGGATTCGCCGGTGCTGAGCGCAAGAAGCTGCGCGACGTGCTCGCCGTGCTGCGCGACGCCTACTGCCGCCACATCGGCGTCGAGTACACCCACATCCTCGAACCCGAACAGCAGCAGTGGCTGCAGGAGCGCATCGAGGGCAAACACGAGAAGCCCACCGTCGCGCAGCAGAAGTACATCCTGAGCCGGCTCAACGCCGCCGAGGCCTTCGAAACCTTCCTGCAGACCAAATATGTTGGGCAGAAACGGTTCTCGCTCGAGGGCGCGGAGACCGTCATTCCGGCGATGGACGCGGTGATCGACCAGTGCGCCGAGCATGCGCTCGACGAGGTCGTCATCGGTATGCCGCACCGCGGCCGGCTCAACGTGCTGGCCAACATCGTCGGCAAGCCCTACAGCCAGATCTTCAGCGAGTTCGAGGGCAACCTCAACCCGTCGCAGGCGCACGGCTCCGGCGACGTGAAGTACCACCTCGGCTCCAGCGGCACCTACCTGCAGATGTTCGGCGACAACGACATCACGGTGTCGCTGACGGCCAACCCCAGCCACCTCGAGGCCGTCGACCCGGTGATGGAGGGCCTGGTCCGCGCCAAACAGGATCTGCTCGACAAGGGCGACACCGAGGACGGATACACCGTCGTCCCGCTGATGCTGCACGGCGACGCCGCATTCGCCGGACAGGGTGTGGTGGCCGAGACGCTGAACCTGGCGCTGCTGCGGGGCTACCGCACCGGCGGCACCATCCACCTGATCGTCAACAACCAGATCGGCTTCACCACGTCACCGGCGGCCGCGAAGTCGTCGGAGTACTGCACCGACGTGGCGAAGATGATCGGTGCGCCGATCTTCCACGTCAACGGCGACGATCCCGAGGCCGCGGTGTGGGTGTCCAGGCTGGCCGTCGACTTCCGGCAGAAGTTCAAGAAGGACGTCGTCATCGACCTGCTGTGCTACCGCCGCCGCGGGCACAACGAGGGTGACGACCCGTCGATGACCCAGCCGTCGATGTACGACGTCATCGACACCAAACGCGGGGTCCGCAAGAGCTACACCGAAGCGCTGATCGGCCGCGGCGACATCTCCATGAAAGAGGCCGAGGACGCGCTGCGCGACTACCAGGGTCAGCTGGAGCAGGTCTTCAACGAGGTCCGCGAGCTGGAGAAGCACGAGATCGAGCCCAGCGAATCGGTGGAAGCCGACCAGCAGATCCCGGCCAAACTCGCCACCGCAGTGGACAAATCGCTGCTGGCCCGCATCGGCGACGCCCACCTGGCGGTGCCGGAGGGTTTCACCGTGCACCCCCGCGTCAAGCCGGTGCTCGAGAAGCGTCGCGAGATGGCCTACGAGGGCAAGGTCGACTGGGCGTTCGCCGAACTGCTGGCCCTGGGCACCATGATCTCCGAGGGCAAACTGGTCCGGCTCAGCGGTCAGGACACCCGCCGCGGCACGTTCACCCAGCGGCACTCGGTGGTGATCGACCGCAAGACCGGCAAGGAGTTCACGCCGCTGCAGCTGCTGGCGACCGACTCCGACGGCAACCCGACCGGCGGCAAGTTCCTGGTGTACGACTCGCCGCTGTCGGAGTTCGCCGCGGTGGGCTTCGAATACGGGTACTCCGTCGGCAACCCGGACGCAATGGTGTTGTGGGAGGCGCAGTTCGGCGACTTCATCAACGGCGCCCAGTCGATCATCGACGAGTTCATCAGTTCGGGTGAGGCCAAGTGGGGTCAGCTCTCCGACGTCGTGCTGCTGCTGCCGCACGGCCACGAGGGTCAGGGCCCCGACCACACCTCGGGCCGCATCGAACGGTTCCTGCAGCTGTGGGCCGAAGGGTCGATGACGATCGCGCTGCCGTCGACCCCGGCGAACTATTTCCACCTGCTGCGCAGGCACAGCCTCGACGGGATCCAGCGGCCGCTGATCGTCTTCACGCCGAAGTCGATGCTGCGCAACAAGGCCGCGGTGTCCGACATCCGCGACTTCACCGAGCAGAAGTTCCGCTCGGTGCTCGAGGAGCCGACCTACACCGACGGCGACGGCGACCGCAACAAGGTCACGCGGATCCTGCTCACCAGCGGCAAGATCTACTACGAGCTGGTGGCGCGCAAGAACAAGGAGAGCCGCGACGACGTGGCGATCGTGCGCATCGAACAGCTCGCACCGCTGCCCAAACGGCGGCTGGCCGAGACGCTGGACAAGTACCCGAACGTCGAGGAGAAGTTCTGGGTGCAGGAGGAGCCGGCCAACCAGGGTGCATGGCCCACGTTCGGGCTGACGTTGCCCGAGATGCTGCCGGACCACTTCACCGGCATCAAGCGGATCTCGCGACGCGCGATGTCGGCGCCGTCGTCGGGTTCGTCGAAGGTGCACGCCGTCGAACAGCAGGAGATCCTCGACGAGGCCTTCGCCCCGTAG
- a CDS encoding DUF732 domain-containing protein, which yields MKRFHRAAVASLAASGLIGSAMSLGTGSAGADTATDMFLSALAGSGVTGVDTATAVRVGQSVCPMLAEPGQNVANVAADVSDMIGRPLGPATMFTGLAIQVFCPGAVAALAYGKSPLPLPGL from the coding sequence ATGAAGCGCTTTCACCGCGCGGCCGTCGCGTCGCTCGCCGCATCCGGTCTGATCGGGTCCGCCATGTCGCTGGGCACGGGGTCGGCGGGTGCCGACACGGCCACCGACATGTTCCTGTCCGCACTGGCCGGTTCGGGCGTCACCGGGGTCGACACGGCCACCGCGGTGCGCGTCGGCCAGTCGGTGTGCCCGATGCTGGCCGAGCCGGGGCAGAACGTCGCGAACGTGGCCGCCGACGTCTCCGACATGATCGGCCGCCCGCTGGGGCCGGCCACGATGTTCACCGGCCTGGCGATCCAGGTGTTCTGCCCGGGCGCGGTCGCGGCGCTCGCCTACGGCAAGTCGCCGCTTCCGCTCCCCGGCCTGTAG
- a CDS encoding glycine betaine ABC transporter substrate-binding protein gives MRRLLIALCAVALTACGAPQAGPSLTIGSAQDDASLVTAHLYAAALRHYGTGTRVEPTADPLAALDAGEVAVVPGLTGRLLDRFQPEATARADEQVYRDMVSALPEGIAAGDYTTAAEDKPALAVTESTVAELGGQDLLAVVRNCGEVRPGRVRGARTPATIGTCRLPAPRDFPDAAALVAAVKTGQVDAAWTTTASPGIPPDLVVLADSTSLVRAENVVPLYRRNTLGESQVLALNEVAGVLDTAALADMRARVRAGDDPAVVAGEWLAEHPLRD, from the coding sequence GTGCGCCGCCTGCTGATCGCGTTGTGCGCAGTGGCGCTGACCGCGTGCGGTGCTCCGCAGGCCGGACCGTCCCTGACGATCGGCTCCGCGCAGGACGACGCGTCGTTGGTCACCGCACATCTGTATGCCGCGGCGCTGCGCCACTACGGCACCGGCACCCGGGTGGAGCCGACCGCCGATCCGCTGGCCGCGCTCGACGCCGGTGAGGTCGCCGTGGTGCCGGGCCTCACCGGTCGGCTGCTGGACCGTTTCCAGCCCGAGGCGACCGCGCGCGCCGACGAGCAGGTGTACCGGGACATGGTCTCGGCGCTGCCGGAGGGCATCGCCGCCGGCGACTACACCACGGCCGCCGAGGACAAGCCGGCCCTGGCCGTCACCGAGTCCACCGTCGCCGAACTCGGTGGTCAGGACCTCCTGGCCGTGGTGCGCAACTGCGGTGAGGTCCGCCCGGGCCGGGTCCGCGGGGCGCGCACGCCAGCGACGATCGGCACCTGCCGGCTGCCCGCCCCCCGCGACTTCCCGGACGCCGCGGCGCTGGTCGCCGCCGTCAAGACCGGACAGGTCGACGCCGCATGGACGACGACCGCGTCGCCGGGTATCCCGCCGGACCTGGTGGTGCTCGCCGACAGCACCTCGCTGGTGCGCGCCGAGAACGTCGTACCGCTGTACCGGCGCAACACCCTCGGCGAATCGCAGGTGCTCGCGCTCAACGAGGTCGCCGGCGTGCTCGACACGGCGGCGCTGGCCGACATGCGCGCCCGGGTCCGTGCCGGGGACGATCCCGCGGTGGTCGCCGGCGAGTGGCTGGCGGAGCACCCGCTGCGGGACTGA